A window from Drosophila kikkawai strain 14028-0561.14 chromosome 2L, DkikHiC1v2, whole genome shotgun sequence encodes these proteins:
- the CheB42b gene encoding uncharacterized protein CheB42b — protein MLGTLSLLVIFGVTRSWAVDYEMLIEDPDIYSRCTEGPPDSITVQEAFDLDDLTIAMESDILHVSGNVTAKWEVHPTDRIVARVDILHFNRGTWDPTVFSMVTQDFCSVMYDRNQYWFKYWTTYVTNRHEVVHQCLSTGTILVHEPFDVRLKMMNYRGPELRGRYKMMITLKAFDKNLPRPSSICTEIRGEFLKA, from the exons ATGTTGGGAACTCTATCACTACTGGTTATCTTCGGCGTGACTCGGTCCTGGGCGGTGGACTACGAAATGCTCATCGAGGACCCGGACATATACTCACGCTGCACCGAAGGACCGCCCGACTCTATTACCGTCCAGGAGGCGTTCGATTTGGACGATCTCACAATCGCCATGGAGAGTGATATACTGCACGTCTCCGGGAATGTTACTGCCAAATGGGAAGTGCACCCCACCGATCGTATTGTG GCAAGGGTGGACATATTGCACTTCAACCGCGGCACCTGGGATCCCACTGTCTTCTCTATGGTCACACAGGACTTCTGCTCGGTGATGTACGATAGAAATCAGTATTGGTTTAAGTACTGGACCACCTATGTAACCAATCGCCACGAAGTCGTACACCAGTGCCTCTCGACTGGA ACCATCTTGGTACATGAACCGTTTGATGTGAGATTGAAAATGATGAACTACCGGGGTCCAGAGCTTCGAGGACGCTATAAGATGATGATAACCCTAAAGGCATTTGACAAAAACTTACCGCGACCGTCTTCAATTTGCACAGAAATTAGAGGAGAATTTTTGAAAGCTTAG
- the LOC108080716 gene encoding uncharacterized protein: MLRLVLLLFAGVTGSLAVDYELLLEDPDVFSRCTEPQPGALHFEDLFNKDDLELDQEAEIIHISGDLTTIWDVQPTDRISARFAVMHFERGSWEPTVFSLATGDFCSVMFERDSYWFKQWTSHISNRKEIQEKCLNTRGTTLVHDPFDFRLNLENITGPTFQGRYKVVCTFEAFDEKNIPRRNSICFEMRGEVKKLKKKVH, from the exons atgttGAGACTTGTGCTACTACTTTTTGCGGGCGTAACCGGGTCCTTGGCCGTGGACTATGAGCTGCTGCTCGAAGACCCTGATGTTTTCTCGCGCTGCACCGAGCCTCAGCCCGGAGCGTTACATTTTGAAGATCTATTCAACAAGGATGACCTTGAGCTCGATCAGGAAGCTGAGATCATTCACATCTCCGGGGATTTAACTACGATTTGGGACGTGCAGCCCACCGACCGTATTTCC GCCAGGTTCGCTGTAATGCACTTTGAGCGCGGCAGCTGGGAACCCACTGTATTCAGTTTGGCTACAGGAGACTTTTGCTCCGTGATGTTTGAGAGGGATTCTTATTGGTTTAAGCAATGGACTTCCCATATTTCGAACCGAAAGGAAATACAGGAGAAGTGCCTCAATACCCGTGGT ACTACGCTGGTGCATGATCCGTTTGATTTTCGACTAAATCTTGAAAACATTACTGGCCCAACCTTTCAAGGACGCTACAAAGTGGTGTGCACTTTTGAGGCTTTCGACGAGAAGAACATCCCGCGAAGAAACTCTATTTGCTTTGAAATGCGAGGCGAAGTCAAGaagctaaagaaaaaagttcaCTGA
- the CheB42a gene encoding uncharacterized protein CheB42a, producing the protein MWTKLRIVVFQLCLITLTQATEYQFKIDDEGVYRPCENQPGNPSNVDALLDMSKLKVATHGGVLEIEGEPPVIWKDVQPGDTITFLGQIYRMEHNTWQKTMFSASSKNFCRNMFEKGQLWYQFWTQHITNSDEIKTKCLNTPGAVLKIEKYQLEMKANVNIPSFEGRYKLVILLEAFDKRNTKRPVSICTEIRGNMVKV; encoded by the exons ATGTGGACCAAATTACGAATCGTGGTATTTCAACTGTGCCTCATCACTCTGACGCAGGCCACTGAATACCAGTTTAAAATTGACGATGAAGGAGTATATCGTCCTTGCGAGAATCAACCTGGCAATCCTTCCAACGTAGACGCCCTTCTAGACATGTCCAAACTGAAAGTAGCTACCCATGGAGGCGTACTTGAAATAGAAGGTGAACCTCCTGTCATTTGGAAAGATGTCCAGCCTGGGGATACCATAACG tTTTTGGGACAAATTTATCGCATGGAGCACAACACTTGGCAGAAAACAATGTTCTCGGCCAGCAGTAAGAACTTTTGCAGAAACATGTTCGAGAAGGGACAGCTTTGGTATCAGTTCTGGACGCAACATATCACCAATTCAGATGAGATCAAGACCAAGTGCCTAAACACACCAGGA GCCGTCCTTAAGATAGAAAAGTACCAGTTGGAAATGAAGGCAAATGTGAATATACCGAGTTTTGAAGGCCGCTACAAGTTGGTCATCTTGTTGGAGGCATTCGACAAGCGCAACACCAAGCGCCCAGTATCCATTTGCACCGAGATCCGCGGCAACATGGTGAAGGTCTAA